A single Fibrobacter sp. DNA region contains:
- the radA gene encoding DNA repair protein RadA, with translation MVAVVKNKSKKEQVYLCTECGNTTPKWAGKCPFCGAWSTLKEHSVEITPEGVRSGRGLGGPVHQVVALKDVAAEDTRRLSTANSELDRVLGGGFAPGSLVLIGGDPGIGKSTLVLSTLAVMNAAGVKSLYVSGEESAVQVKLRSERLNVAGSDMLLLCETSLEKILDEAQKVKPQILVIDSIQTVYKQDLSGTPGSMSQLRECTLDLMVFAKNTGCITVLIGHVTKDGQIAGPRILEHMVDTVIYFEGDRNHQYRIIRSIKNRFGATDEIGVLEMTGHGLTPVLNPSLVFLQQGTPPTPGNVVCCTMEGTRAMLFETQALVSQTNFAVPQRVAAGIDPKRLTIILALLEKFGGISIGASDVFASIAGGMKVNDTSSDLALALAIVSNHLGIPVPRQTIAMGELGLSGEISSVHLLEQRLKEAKRLGMNQALIPENGKLPESIQGVEIVKVSTIADAVKWVMDRQ, from the coding sequence GGTAGCAGTAGTCAAAAACAAGTCTAAAAAAGAGCAGGTGTACCTTTGCACCGAATGCGGAAACACCACCCCCAAGTGGGCGGGCAAGTGCCCCTTTTGCGGAGCCTGGAGCACCCTAAAAGAACATTCCGTCGAAATCACGCCGGAGGGCGTCCGTTCCGGCCGGGGGCTAGGTGGGCCCGTACACCAGGTGGTGGCCCTGAAAGACGTGGCCGCCGAAGACACCCGGCGGCTCAGTACCGCCAACAGCGAGCTGGACCGGGTCCTGGGGGGCGGCTTTGCGCCCGGCTCCCTGGTGCTTATCGGCGGCGACCCGGGCATCGGAAAGTCCACGCTGGTGCTTTCCACCCTGGCGGTGATGAACGCCGCCGGAGTCAAGAGCCTGTATGTGAGCGGCGAAGAGAGCGCCGTCCAGGTGAAACTCCGGAGCGAACGGCTGAACGTGGCCGGTAGCGACATGCTTCTGCTGTGCGAGACCAGCCTAGAAAAAATCCTGGACGAGGCGCAAAAAGTAAAGCCCCAGATTCTGGTCATCGACTCCATCCAGACTGTCTACAAGCAGGACCTTTCCGGCACGCCGGGCTCCATGTCCCAGCTTCGGGAATGTACCCTGGACCTGATGGTCTTCGCCAAGAACACGGGCTGCATTACCGTGCTCATCGGGCATGTCACCAAGGACGGCCAGATCGCGGGGCCCCGCATTTTGGAACACATGGTAGATACCGTCATCTACTTCGAGGGCGACCGGAATCACCAGTACCGCATTATCCGCTCCATCAAGAACCGTTTTGGCGCTACCGACGAAATCGGAGTCTTGGAAATGACGGGGCACGGACTTACTCCCGTGCTGAACCCAAGCCTCGTGTTCCTGCAGCAGGGGACTCCCCCCACTCCCGGAAACGTGGTGTGCTGCACTATGGAAGGCACCCGGGCCATGCTTTTCGAGACCCAGGCGCTTGTGAGCCAGACCAACTTCGCCGTGCCCCAGCGGGTGGCGGCGGGCATCGATCCCAAACGGCTCACCATCATCCTCGCCCTGCTAGAGAAATTCGGCGGCATTTCCATCGGGGCATCCGACGTGTTTGCCAGCATCGCGGGCGGCATGAAGGTAAACGACACTTCTTCGGACTTGGCCCTCGCCCTCGCCATCGTGAGTAACCATCTGGGAATTCCCGTGCCGAGGCAGACCATCGCCATGGGAGAACTAGGGCTTTCCGGCGAAATCAGCAGCGTCCACCTTCTGGAGCAGCGGCTGAAAGAGGCCAAACGACTGGGGATGAACCAGGCCCTGATTCCCGAAAACGGAAAACTCCCCGAAAGCATTCAGGGAGTTGAAATCGTGAAAGTCAGCACCATCGCCGACGCCGTCAAGTGGGTCATGGACCGACAGTAA